TGATTTAATTACTCTTTATTTTCGTTGTCCCTTCGGTCATATAAAATCTTCTCCTCGTATAAAGGTCAAGTTACGTAGCGTAGGTTCAAAACTTCGCCTTGATCTATGGCCATAAAACCTTCAATGTAAAGTTACAGGTTTACTTCAATAAGAGCCGTCCTGAAGTTCATCAGCCGGCGCTGACTATACAATAGAAAACTGCACATTAAACCCGCGTTATGTGCGTCTAATATGTGACCTTGCCTTTCTCCAAAGATTTCTATTTTTTGTCATATCAGCAACTATACACACTGAGCATTCCAACTCCTTCTGTTAACACGTATAGCTTGCGAGACTTTGGAGCAGTATTTATACCTTCAGCCCGTCTTCTGCTCTTGAAGCTTGCACGTGCTTTGTCACGATATTCTTAGCACACCATATCATCTTGGTTATTTCTTCTTCCACTTGCATCTTCACTGTATGCTGATATGCCACATGCACATTCCCTAAGCTCGATCGCTAACACATAAGCTTGACCTTGGCGTACACAGTTCTGGGTTGGCTGAGTTTCACTTGCAGACGCTGTCATCTGCTCGACACTGTCCGTCCGGTTCAGACAGGAACAACACACCAGTCTGACAGACACAAAGTTGAAACACATTCTTGTAAGGGCTCCCCGATAACGCCGGCAGCGGTGTCTTGAGGTTCTGGAACACGATGCGTTCCGAGTCCAGGAATATCTGCGATGAAAACATAACAAAAGAAAGGTGTATTGTCTGTTGACTTCaagatttcttttttattatatggCATTTCTCACAAATCTACAGTGTACAATTTGTGGTGAAGGTAAGGTTAAAAGCTTCACATTAGGCAGCTTAACTGGCCGTACTTCCCTGATAACTTGAAAGCAATGGACAAAGCAGCTTAGTCAAAAATGTGTGTACAAACATGCTTAAGAAGCAAGTTAACTGGCCCCACCTCCCCGGTAACTTGAAAGCAATGAACAAAGCAGCTTCGTGAAATATGTATGTACAAACATGCGTAAGAAGCAACATGAGCAATAAAGATATGAGCATATCGGTACAGACAGTAACAAACAATACCAAATATCTAGTCACTGATGGCATTACACAAAACAAATAATTCCTGCTTTGATATAACACGCAAGGAATCTTCAGTAAAGTTGTATTTATTGAGTGTGTGTGGCAAAAAGTGTTTTATGCGCTGGAATGTGTAATAGCACGCGTTCATGGGACATGTCAGTACGCACGGTGTCTTGTTAGGTGAATGGGCCTATTTTGTCGTAAATTTGCGGCGCTTTGCAAGTTAGAGCACCATTTATGGAGCTCTGCCTTAAAAATGTTGAGAGTTGGTAATCATAAAGTACTGTTACTTTCAGACCGTGATAGCTAAAAATAAACTAGAGTGTAACGATTGTAATCTAAACGAGCAACTGTTCGAAAGACTTCCTTCTGCAACAAAACTAATTTACTAAGTGCATCTTACGTACTACTACCACTTATTAAATGACTCTAACTTAGATGAGAATCGAAGGGAGAGTTATGTATGAGTAGCTTTTGTTGGAGGCGAATTTGCTGCTGGCATTTTCTTAGAACTAGAGCCGTACAGAGCTTCTTCCATCACAAAACACTTCAAAGGAGTGTAACACAAAACAGACGCCCACGTAGATCCCTGAGCGTTTACAGCATTTTttctttatcgttttttttttatatgcggAATGCCAGTGGTACAGTTATTTTTAGTGTCCTAGAGGGGCcctaaagagaaacactgaatCTGTGAAGACTTGTAATTATTTGTGTAGAAACTCTACTTCTGTTAATTCCCTGATAATGAAGACAAGATAGACAAGGCGATAATCTTAATTTCGCGCCTAAACTTCAGCGCCTTACATCAGTGAAATGTCACGTATTTCAATGTATTTTCCCGTATTTAGCTCGTTATGACTAAGTAAAAGCCCATGAAGCTTGCTAAATAAGtttttggctcctttagaatgcaGTCTTGCCCCTGTTTACAGATTGATTGatgaaataaatgtttattcaatAAATGGCCCAGGGGCTATTGGGGAAATATATAATTTGCCAGTAGTTTATTTAGCCAGCTACAGGAGTATTGATAATGCGAATGAACTTTGTTGCACTTCTGAGACAAAGAGAGAGGGAGCAACTCATTTTATTCTCAGGTTGAAAATTACTAAAATATGTTAGTTTTCCAAACCTGTATAGTACAACGCTGGCAAACACGCACTACTAGCTATCGTGCTTCACAAGACAACATTTATCCGACAATATTTCCATTGTCCTAAATTCCCCTAACTTCAAGTGTACTTCGCGCTATCGTAGTGTTTACCTCGCCTTGCCTTGACTGGAGAGTAAGGTTCTGGTGACAGGCGACACTGATGTCTCCAGCTTTTGACTCCACAAGAACGCCTTGCGGCGCTTCCACCTTAAGCCTTCGGGTAGGCGACTCGAGCCTGAAAACAAGTATACGTGGCAGCACTGAGAATACGCGTTCATttccgttttatttttttttttttttttgcagccagcAACTTTTGTTTCGCATTTCTTCCGTGTCCCTAACGTCTGACGTATGACCTCATGCGGTTAACAGTCATGCGCAAGGAAGCAGCAACGTAGCCAAATTTGGGGGGTCCTCATGTATATCGTCACTCGCTAGGCTCTCAATACAAGTAAAGGTCAGGCAACAGCATTAcacgaaaaaaaattgtattttACAAAGACGTGCCCAAgtacattttctcttttttttcgtttttttaatatTGATTCGGTTTGttcatttctattttttttttaataaatgagCTTTAGATTCACTGCTCTTAATCCACGGATAGGAAACCGGATAGAGCAATAGCGCAATgtcgttttcttttcctttttctttttcagtaATTACAGTCTGACGGATATTACAAGTACACTCACTTTAACTGCTTGAACGTCTCAGAGCGAACTAACGGTGTCTGCACCGATCCGTCGAACCTTACGCCTCCAGGACCTGAAAAGACAAAGCGTAATAGAAGTTTTATTTCCTGGTGAGTTTCCAGATGGAATTGACTGCGTTATAATCGCGCCGCCGATGATGAATCACACTTTTAGCCACATGCCTTTTCAAGAGTGTTACAAAGCATCATTTCAGGTCCATGATAAACCTGCATACAAGCCACTTACCAGACTACGGTTACAGGATCTATGACTTGCCTCATTAAATCCTTTCTGGACTTTCTTGATGCAAATAAGACAGAAATTATTTATGCAGTAACAACATATACCCACTAGCTCTTGCACAGGGAGAACTATCCAGAATTATATGTACCCACAACGTCGCACAGAAAATGGTTTGGTATTTTCTGTGTGGCATTGTGGCTTACACGAACGATGACAAATACTCTGCTTTTGTTAAGGCTAGTTCAAAGTAATATAAATAAATTTCTTCATCCCAAACTCAGTTGAGTACCCTGTAGTGCTCCTGTATGTATAACTTTCACTCCATTGTGACGGAAGGTATAGGTCTGCGAGCGGTATACTGACAATAATAATTGTAAGAAGGACAGAAAACTTTAATGATGCTCGGCTATTTTATTGCAGCGCATTTCGTTATTTTGACGAAAGATTTTTTTTACGGTTACCTCAGTTCTGCCAAACAAGTTGCCATCTCGCTTGAAGCCATCAATATAGAAGCAAACCGTGAACTCTGAGTTAGGCTtgttttttttatgaaaaaaaaagaactctacGCCAACACATAAATGCTCACCAGTGACTTTTAGAGAGTCTGCTGCTACTGTAACTTCATCGTCGGCAGCCCGAAATAGCAGCTTTCCTCTCGAGTCACGAACTCGAAACTCGTCGGCGAAAGCTTCAACGATTGAATTTCCTGTAATGGATAGGAAAACAACCACATTGTGTTACGCTCCTAAGTACAAAGCCGGCGAATACAACATAGTCTCTTCTCTGTAAGactattttaatttatttacaaACGAAAATAATCCAAAAAGGGCAACCAAGAAAAATAGCGCACATTTCGTGTCTTTGCTTTCCACGTCGCTTGAAAGCTATGCTTCTAGTGCACGTATCAAATCTGGCGGAGGCCTACCCTACAGTGGTAGTGGTACGAAGAAAACAATTGCACTCTAGATCAGTTATCAGATTAACAAAGTGACACTTAGTGGTAATACATAATTAACATAGTCCCAAATAAATAAACGACCAAACCATATTCTAAACTTAAAAGCAACAAGTCTCAAACGCGATATGTTCACGACGTGCTGGAATACTCTACTAACGTCACACCCCTACCCCCCTTTTCCCCTTAGAGCATAATTTACTTCTTATTTATGTTTTGTGCTATAGCATAACGGAACCATATTACAGCTTGAAAGAGAAAAATTCGTACATGTCTGAGAGCAACCATAACCTACAGTGGCGCAGTGACTGCCACGGGACTgtgttggtcccgggttcgattcccgcatCACGAGAAATTTCGCTTTAGCTGTGAATCTCTGAGAAAGCAGTGTGAGTTTCCTTTCAGCCTTGATGTTACTCTAATATGGATGACAGTTTTTACCTTTCAAGAAACTTTCTCCACGTTGAAGAATACTGCGGAACTTTATTTGCCCTATTCTGTGTTACTGCACATGCGATCGAGAACACCTTGACGGAGCAACTGCAAAGAGCGCGGATTAGATAGCGCCCGCAAAGTTGTCAGATGGCTGTGATGGTAACGGGATAATTCCGCTGTGCTAAATCACTAGGGGACTGTGCTTTTACAAATAATAAGTTCTCTCGTCATTGCACACTAATCTGAAAAGCAGTTAGTTGCTACTTTTCTTGGTAGCTGACCACGTTCATTATGGCTACGTGTGTATACTGATTGTTTATAATATATATCGTGAAACGGGTACGTCTAGTACAAAAATAATATATGAAACAAGATTTCAAATCATGCCGGCATGATGTTTATATCCACAGAAACCATACAGAGAGAACGCACTCACCTATAAAAAGTCTATTAGAAATCTGCCCTTGGTTATTTCTGGCATTGAGCGTAATGTTCTTGGAAGACTCTATGTTGAGGGGTTGTTCCTGAAAATGAAGCGATTGTTTTTGTACATAAGTGACCAGCGTACAACAGAACATTTAACTTGGCCACCAAATGTGGATGACGCGAGAAACAAATCTAGGACATCAGTATTTTGAAATCCTATTTTATTGAGTTATATAACACCTGTTTTCTTTCGTTAAGCGGTACAGTTAACTTGCCTAACGGGACTCTGGGGCCTTACCTAAATGGCGTGAGAAAAAAATCACTGCGCGTTCTGATCACAACCACGCGGTGTTATCGACGTTCCCGTACTTGCGGCCCAGTGAGGCAGTATAGGAACTAAGTACGGGAAGCGTGTTTGGAGAACTCATGGTATAGTGAGCAACACACACGGGTGCACCTGGGTAAGTACACATTAGAGGCGCGCTTTCTACATTCGATACTTTGTACAACTTACTCTCGCACTTTCTGGTTTTGTAGTTGCTTTACTGCACCTGTCGCTCAGGGCTATCTGCCCTGATATCGACCgcgaataaaaataataaagaaatgcgCAGTGGTCAACGCACTCAAACAAGCTACGCTCGCAAGGCGctatagcaaacagaaaaacgaGGCACGCGATCTCTCGGCCGCATGTCGGAAGCCCGCCTATCCACCGAACATATTCCGGGGGCAGTGCCACACCGGTCGTCGTTACCAAACAGCACCGACTGGCGACATGGAGTGCGCTCTCGCCCGCCCGcacacacccacgcacgcacgACCCGCAGGTTAAGGGCTTAATGAAGCTTGCGCGAGGTGCCCCGTGTCGTAGGCTTAATGAGACCCCACTGATTGCGTGCCAACCATTATTAACGGCGCCACAGCCGCCGCGCGGCGCTCTCCTCCGCCCTCCCCCCTAACGCTGTACCCTCCTCTCCTCCCCTCTCGCTCACACTCGCTTGTACACCGCCGCCACACGCATCGCACGGCCCTACAACAGGTAACCTGGGATGATCGCGGCATACCATTAACGCCTGCGAGTCGAACCGAATGCGTGCGGTGGttgcggggggagggggaggggcgatcgggggggggggggggggggcgatggagGGAATCGACGGCTGGCCGTGGAGGACCGTTCGCTTCCGCCGCCACAGCCTTCACCGCCATACGTGCGTCGTCGGAACGAGTGGTTTGCCCTAGTCTACCGACAGCAGTGGTGGTGCTTGTTAGGCGCAAGTTCGAAATGCGCTCTGGGAGCCCCGCTCCGTCGACCCGTCCGATATGTTAGTCCTCTGCTTTTACTTCCCtccggaataaaaaaaaaaaaaaaaaaaaaggtgcgcgtGTGCTCCGGACCTCGCAATCGCGCGGTAGCCAGGCGGGTCGAAGAGTTTTGTGCACGCGTGTGGTGTAGGTGTTTTAGTGCGTAGGGTTCGCGCAAGTGTACCCGCTGAGCAATGACCTCGCCTCGTTGCGCTCCGTAAGCTTGCGTGTAGAGGAGATTGTGTTCTTGGGAATAAAAGGGGTAAGACGTAAACGGAAGCGAGGGGAGACGTAAAACGGTCTTTCGCTGAAGCGAACCCGCAAACTGGATTTGGAGTTCGGAAAATGGAGATTCTGGACAGTAACAGACGTCTTTTGGGTGTCGGTGGAGATCGCGAGCCGTGCAATTAGCCTAAAGCGAAGCGTAATTAAAGGAACCTGTAGCAGTTCGCTACCCGTTTGAGAGTATTCTTTATCGGTTAGAATTGAACGCCAATGGGGATAGCGAGAAACGGTAAAATCGTAAGGGACATTTCAAATTATGTGTATCGGAGCTGCATTTACATCGTAAGTACGGCAAGTTTCTTTTACATTGCAGTCCGAATGCGCAGTTTGGACACAGACACTTTTTGGTGCAAATTTTTATTTGGTAGACAATAAATATTTGGGTCTCTTCCGCCCAGTAATAGTACCGTTGATTCGCTGTTGACAATATAACTTTAATATTAAACTCTTTCTTTTAATTCAAGAGTCATAGTGCTCACCGATGCAGTAAGTTTACCGCACTGGTGTCCTATAAGAGTGAGTCTACTAAATCTTAGTCAACAAGAACGTTCGGAAATAAAGCCACATATGTAAGCAGCACGCAATTCTGCAAAGGGCTTTGCCAACCAAGCCTTTGTTCTTAGTGTATGCTCTGGTTACTACAAGGCCTATAGGAACGGCAGGTATGATAGCTTTACACATTTTGCTGGTGATACAAACGCAAACGTAACAATGCGTCACAACGCGAGCGAACACGGCAATGTGGACTTAC
This genomic stretch from Dermacentor silvarum isolate Dsil-2018 chromosome 2, BIME_Dsil_1.4, whole genome shotgun sequence harbors:
- the LOC119442456 gene encoding delta-sarcoglycan, whose translation is MASSGSAGVVAGPLVPSLTVTPASATGTGSRRSSVWEGTARRPSAWERRSSVFVDAVVAEDLVACHDEDAAAAAFVHKQQVGIYGWRKRCLYLLVTLLFAMVIMNVALTVWVLRVLDFSLDGMGRLRIVESGVRLEGEAEFLDSLYAAQIRSRREQPLNIESSKNITLNARNNQGQISNRLFIGNSIVEAFADEFRVRDSRGKLLFRAADDEVTVAADSLKVTGPGGVRFDGSVQTPLVRSETFKQLKLESPTRRLKVEAPQGVLVESKAGDISVACHQNLTLQSRQGEIFLDSERIVFQNLKTPLPALSGSPYKNVFQLCVCQTGVLFLSEPDGQCRADDSVCK